One genomic window of Polyangium aurulentum includes the following:
- a CDS encoding ferritin-like domain-containing protein — MNTAHDFRRTLALRLFALLAVSVPAAGATGCFTMSSCPDESEPVVTEECFTWPPDQNAGGGGGIGGAGGAGGAGGAGGGGEPVACPAMAEAQQHINETRFGGNYTVKSGPTEKDGQCCYQAEHVPICEGRPYLVDEVARTAPFARGGKDSGWSAAEAVAPQVDSLDPELRALLAAAWTRDALFEHASVASFGRFALELLAAGAPAELVEEAHRAALDEARHARLCFSLASAYAGETIAPGAFPFEGRVEVVSDLASIAARAAKEGCIGETIAAIIAAEELAAAEDPAVRCVLAVIAEEEARHAELAWRTVAWAVRAGGERVRGAVEEVFAGLARGDAIAMDSGHDAQLAAHGRLGDAARSEAAARAIAEVVRPAARALLAVRGEGAERAALAS, encoded by the coding sequence ATGAATACCGCGCACGATTTCCGCCGTACGCTCGCCCTTCGACTCTTCGCCCTGCTCGCCGTCTCCGTTCCCGCGGCGGGCGCCACCGGCTGCTTCACCATGAGCAGTTGCCCCGACGAATCCGAGCCCGTCGTCACCGAGGAATGCTTCACCTGGCCGCCGGACCAGAACGCGGGCGGTGGCGGAGGCATCGGCGGCGCTGGCGGCGCTGGCGGCGCTGGTGGCGCTGGCGGCGGCGGCGAGCCCGTCGCGTGCCCCGCGATGGCGGAGGCGCAGCAGCACATCAACGAGACCCGTTTCGGCGGCAATTACACGGTCAAGAGCGGCCCGACGGAGAAGGACGGCCAATGCTGCTACCAGGCCGAGCACGTTCCGATCTGCGAGGGCCGGCCGTACCTCGTCGACGAGGTCGCGCGCACGGCGCCGTTCGCCCGGGGAGGGAAGGACAGCGGCTGGAGCGCGGCAGAGGCCGTGGCGCCGCAGGTCGACAGCCTCGATCCCGAGCTGCGGGCGCTCCTCGCCGCGGCGTGGACGCGCGACGCGCTCTTCGAGCACGCGTCCGTGGCCTCCTTTGGCCGCTTCGCGCTCGAGCTGCTCGCCGCAGGCGCGCCCGCCGAGCTTGTGGAGGAAGCGCACAGGGCGGCGCTCGACGAGGCGCGCCACGCCCGCCTCTGCTTCTCGCTCGCGAGCGCGTACGCGGGCGAGACCATTGCGCCCGGGGCTTTCCCCTTCGAGGGCCGGGTCGAGGTCGTGTCCGATCTCGCGTCGATCGCCGCGCGCGCCGCGAAGGAGGGCTGCATTGGCGAGACCATTGCCGCGATCATCGCCGCCGAGGAGCTCGCCGCCGCCGAGGATCCGGCGGTCCGTTGCGTGCTCGCGGTGATCGCGGAGGAGGAGGCGCGGCACGCGGAGCTGGCGTGGCGCACGGTGGCGTGGGCGGTTCGCGCGGGCGGCGAGCGCGTGCGCGGGGCGGTGGAGGAGGTCTTCGCCGGCCTCGCTCGCGGTGACGCGATTGCTATGGACAGCGGGCATGACGCGCAGCTCGCGGCGCACGGGCGCCTTGGAGACGCGGCGCGCAGCGAGGCGGCGGCGCGGGCCATTGCGGAGGTGGTGCGACCGGCGGCGCGGGCCCTGCTCGCGGTCCGCGGGGAAGGCGCCGAACGCGCCGCGCTCGCGTCCTGA